The stretch of DNA TAAAGGGAAAGACAAGAAAAATTTTTCTCGTGAATTAAAAGAAAGAGTTGACAAGTACTTCGAAGAAAACAACCTATCTAAACATGCTAATACCCAGATGGTTGCCAAAACCATCATACTACTGACTCTCTATTTTGGCAGTTACACCCTTATTATGATGGAGAGTTTAAGTGTAGGAGGTATGGCTCTACTCTGCTTTTTGATGGGAATTGGCATGGCCGGTATTGGCTTTTCGGTATCTCATGATGCCTTACACGGTGCCTACTCCTCGAACAAATACGTCAATCAGTTTCTGGGATATACCTTTGACCTTATGGGAGCCAACAGTTATATCTGGAAAATAACCCACAACATCATCCACCATACCTATACCAACATCTATGAACATGATGAAGACCTGGAAGTCGCTGAATTTATTCGTCTTTCGCCCAATGCCGAACACAAAACTATTCACAGATTACAACATATATTGGCTTTTTTTGCTTACGGGTTTGCTACTCTCTTCTGGGCTTTCATTAAAGATTATAAATATTTCTTCCAGTCCAGCCTAGGACCTTACGAAGATAAAACTCATCCTGCCAAAGAATGGATTACCCTTGGCATTACCAAAATACTATACTACGGATATATGCTGGTTTTACCTTATATCCTACTCCCTATCACCTGGTGGCAATTAGCTATCGGCTTTTTGATTGTACATTTTACCGCCGGTATTATTTTGGGGGTCATCTTTCAGCTGGCACATGTTGTGGAAGAAACCGAACATCCCACCGAAAATGAGGAGGGTAACATCGAAAATGCCTGGATGATACACCAGATCGAAACAACCTCTGATTTTGCTCATGACAACGATTTGCTCTGCTGGTACATTGGTGGACTAAACTATCAAATTGAGCACCATCTGTTTCCTCAAATTTGCAGTGTCCACTATCCCGAAATAAGTGATATTGTACGAGATATGACCCAAAAATATGGGCTCCCGTATAATTATCACGAAACATTGGGTATCGCTATAA from Fodinibius salinus encodes:
- a CDS encoding fatty acid desaturase family protein codes for the protein MAATRISFKGKDKKNFSRELKERVDKYFEENNLSKHANTQMVAKTIILLTLYFGSYTLIMMESLSVGGMALLCFLMGIGMAGIGFSVSHDALHGAYSSNKYVNQFLGYTFDLMGANSYIWKITHNIIHHTYTNIYEHDEDLEVAEFIRLSPNAEHKTIHRLQHILAFFAYGFATLFWAFIKDYKYFFQSSLGPYEDKTHPAKEWITLGITKILYYGYMLVLPYILLPITWWQLAIGFLIVHFTAGIILGVIFQLAHVVEETEHPTENEEGNIENAWMIHQIETTSDFAHDNDLLCWYIGGLNYQIEHHLFPQICSVHYPEISDIVRDMTQKYGLPYNYHETLGIAIKSHYNTLKEFGKPANA